TCTGTGGTGGTGGAGCCCTAATTAGAGGAATCGACAAATATTTCGCAGATACATTACAATTACCAACAAAAATTGGTGAACAACCATTATTAGCCGTTATTAACGGAACTAAAAAATTCGAAAGTGAAATCTGAGAAATTATTAAAACTCAAAGATTACATGACGATATAATGGGTAGATAATTTATTTCCTAGTTTTATAAAGTTTAAAAATTTTAAAAAATAAGGAGGTTTATTATGTACAAACAATTTAATAGACCATTCATTTCCCTGGATCTTGGAACTAGCAACATTCTTGCCTATGTTTCAGGTCAGGGAATTGTTTATAATCAGCCAAGTTTGATGGCATATGATGTTAGAACAAATAAGTTAATTGCTATTGGACAAGATGCTTATGAAATGGTCGGAAAAACAAATGACAACGTAAGACTTATAACTCCATTAATAGATGGTGTTATTGCAGATTTAGATGCTGCACAAGATTTATTAAAACACATTTTTGATAGATTAAAAATGATGAACTTTTGAAAAAATTCAATTGTTGTACTAGCTTGTCCATCTGGTGTAACTGAATTAGAGAGAGATGCTCTAAAAATGGTTGCAAAAGATATGGGAGCAAGTTTAGTTGTTGTTGAAGAAGAAGTAAAAATGTCTGCTCTTGGAGCTGGTGTTAACATAGAAATGCCAATGGGTCATTTAATTGTTGATATTGGAGGAGGAACAACTGATATAGCTATTATTTCAGCTGGAGATATTGTTATTTCAAGATCAATTAAGGTTGCAGGAAATGCTTTTAATGAAGAAATTTTAAAATATGTTAGAGCTGAATACAATATATCAATTGGTTCAAAAACTGCTGAAAATATTAAAAAAAGTATTGGGTCATTGGTTAAATATCCAAACGAAAGATCAATTCAAATTTATGGAAGAGATATAATTTCTGGATTACCCAAAGAAGTTACAGTTAATTCAGAAGAAGTTAGAAATATTTTATTAGGATCTTTTAGTAAAATAACTGATCTAGTAATAGAAATAATGGAAAATACACCTCCTGAATTAGCTGGAGATATCATGAAAAATGGTATGGTGTTATGTGGTGGTGGAGCATTAGTAAGAAATATTGATAAATATTTCTTTGATATTTTCCAATTACCAACAAAAATAGCTGCAGATCCTCTTAACTGTGTTATTGAAGGAACAAAAGCTTATGAAAAAATTATACTAAAACGTGTTGAATCAGGTGAATATGACGCAAGTCAAGAAACTTATCTTCAAACATTAAAAAAATAGAGATCTAATCTCTATTTTTTTAATAAAATATTTTTTTCTTTCCATTAATGTATTTTTTATATCTTATATATGTTATTTTATTTTTAAATGAGGTACACATGGAAAAAGAATTAATAAAATTATCTGATAAAGATGATATATCATATGAACTGATATCTGAAATAATCTATAAGTATTTTACCCATGATGGTAAAAATATATTGAAAGGTTCTGATTATAGAATTAATAATAATCAAAGAGTTTGATTTATAAATTTTGCTCATATTAAAAAAATAAAGCAAATAATAGAAAAAGAAAAATATGCCATTTATCCATCTGATGATTTAAATGAAATCTTTTTATTTAATGATACATTAAGCCAAAAAATGTTAGAACAAAAATATGAAAAATTAAATAATAATGATGAAATTATAGTGTTTGCAAAATTCAAAGATAATTCGAAATATGAAGGATATAAGTTTATTGGAATCTTTTCTTTACAAGGAAAAGTAAACAAGAAACCTAATCATTTATTATTTAAAAAGATTAAAAATGATTTTATTTTAAGAAAAGGAAAATAAACCCCCTTGTTTTCTATATTTAAAAAGGGTATAATTAAATTACATATTTTATTATGGCACAGGAGGTATTTATGAAAATAGATGAACGTACATTTATAGCCCTAGATTTAGGAACAAGTAATATTTTGGCTTTCGTTGGAAGACAAGGTATTGTTTATGATGAACCATCAATTATGGCATACGACAACATGACAAATTCATTAGTTGCGCTTGGTGGAGATGCATACAACATGATTGGTAAAACACATGAAAATATTAGAATGGTAGTACCAATTAAAGATGGTGTTATTACAGATTTAGATGCAGCAAAAGACATGTTAAAACACGTATTTGGTAAATTAAAAATGCTAAATGACTGAAAAAATTCAATTATTTTATTGGCTTGTCCAAGTGAAGTAACTGAATTAGAAAGAGAAGCTTTAAAACAAGTTGCTTATGACATGGGAGCTGAAATCGTTATTGTTGAAGAAGAAGTAAAAATGGCAGCTTTAGGAGCTGGAATTAACATTGATGTTCCTAGAGGAAACATTGTTATTGATATCGGAGGAGGAACTACTGATATAGCTATTATTTCAGCTGGTGATGTTGTTATCTCAAGATCAATTAAAGTTGCTGGAAATGCACTAGATGATGAAATCAAAAAATACATTAGATCAGAATACAATGTTACAATTGGTGACAGAAGTGCTGAGGATGTTAAAAAAGAACTTGGTTCATTAGCAAAATATAAAGGTGAAAGAACAATGTCTGTATTTGGTAGAGATATAGTTTCTGGATTACCAAAAGAGGCAATTATTAGTTCAGAAGAAATTAGAAATGTATTAGTAAATGCATTTAGTAGAATTACTGACTTATTAATTGAATTAATGGAAAATACACCTCCTGAATTAGCTGGAGATATTATCTCAAACGGATTTACAATATGTGGTGGTGGATCACAAATTAGAGGAATTAAAGAATACTTTAATGGTATATTCTCTGTTCCTTGTCATATTTCACCTAACCCTTTAACAGGAGTTATTGAAGGTGCAAAAGTATTCCAAAAAATCGTTAATAATAGAATAGAAAACGGTTACTACGGGAAAAATGCTAAAAATGTTAAAAAAGGAAGTCAAAGTTCATACTTATAAAATAAAAAAATGGTTTAATTAAACCATTTTTTTTATGCTAACTTAAATACCTTTAAAGCATTATTAGTTGTTGCTTCTATAACATCAGTCTTATTTAGCTTCTTAATATTTGCTATTTTTTCAATTGTAAATGCAATATTCTTTGACATATTTAACTTGCCTCTTTTCGGTTCAGGAGTTAGATATGGTGCATCAGTTTCAACAATTATTTCATTTAAGGATAATTTTTCAACTGTTTCTTGTAAAGAAGTAGCGTTTTTAAAAGTTACTACTCCAGGTATAGAAATTAAATAACCTCTTTTAACAAATTTTTTTGCCAATTCAATTCCTCTTGTATAACAATGAACAATTGCTCTTTTAACATTTAAATTATCTAATATTTCTAGAGCATCTAAATAAGCACTTTCTGACCCATCTTTATCTCTTAAGTGCATCATAACTGCAAGGTCATTTTTCTGAGCTATCTTAATTTGCTCAATAAAAAACTCTTTTTGAATTTCTTTATGTTCATCACTATAATAATAATCCAATCCAACTTCACCAATTGCAACAACATTATCACTATTTGCCATTACATCTATTTCTTCTAAATCCCCTTTAGTAAATTTAGTTACATCATTTGGGTGAATACCAACTGCTGCATAGACATTTGGATATTTTAAAGCATATTTGCAAGCCTCTTTTGAAGATTTTATATCAAAACCTACACAACAAAAATGTGTAACTCCATTAACTTTAGCTTCCTTTATCATTTCTGATACTTCAAAATCATTTTCTTTATATACTTCATCATTAAAATGTGTATGTGTATCAAATATTCCAGCCATTTTTTCCCTACTTTCCTAAGCAATATTTTCTAAATATATTGTCAATAACTTCTTCATCTGCATCATAAATTCCTAATAAATTATTTATTATTTTTAATATTTCATATAAATCAACATTTATTAAATCTGTTGTAAAACCTTGATTTATATTTTCCTCAGAATTACTTAATAATTTTAAAATGTTTTTAAACATTTCAATATGAAATGAGTTTGATAATATAGGAACCTCAATCTCTAAAAGATCACCATTATCAAATTCATTCTCTATTCATTGAATAAGATTTTTTATATCTGAATTTAGTGCAGAAACAGCAACAATATTATTAAATTTTCCTTTAATATCTTCGATTTCATTCATATTTAATAACTCTGCTTTATTTAAAACAACTATATGTTTTTTATTTTTTATTTTTTCATATAATTCATAATTAATTTTACTCTTATTTATTACAAATAAAATAAGATTTGAACTTTCAATTAGAGATATACTCTTTTCAATACCAATTTGTTCAACCTTATCATTAGTATTTCTAATTCCTGCAGTATCAATTAAATTTAAAGTAAAGTTATCAAAATTTAATTGTCCTTCTACTATATCTCTTGTAGTTCCTTCAAAATCTGTTACTATAGCTTTTTCTTCAGAAATTAGAGAATTTAATAATGAAGATTTACCAACATTTGTTTCCCCTAAAATTAATGTATTAATCCCATGATTTAAAATATTAAATCTTTTACTAACCTCAAGAATTTTTAAAGTATCATTTTTTAAAATTTGTAAATCTGTTTTAATTTCTTCAGCACTTGATCCTTCAACATCATCATAATCTGGATAATCAATTGAGGTTTGAATTTTTGAAATAATATCAATTAGTTTTATTTTCATTTCTTGCAATGCTCTATTATTTTTTCCTTCTAGATTCATTGCACTAATTTTAAGTGCTAATTCATTTTTTGAATCAATTAAATTATTTATTGATTCGGCTTGAATTAAATTTATCTTTCCATTTAAATACGCTCTTTGGGAAAACTCTCCTGGGAGTGCTGGTCTTGCACCATATGAAATTAGTAAAGAAATTATTTTTTTAGTTAATAAAATTCCTCCATGACAGTGAATTTCAACAATGTTTTCTCCTGTAAACGATTTACCATTTACAAAAGTTAATATTAAAGACTCGTCAATAATATCATTACCATCATAAATTTTTCTTATTTGCATTTTATTATTATTTTCCAATTTTTTAGAAATAATTTTATTAGTTATTTCTAATGCTTGTTCTCCAGATAATCTTATTATTGATATTGCTTGTCTTGCAATTTTTGTTGAACAAGCAACAATTGTGTCATTTAAGTTTATTTTCATATATATCATCTTCCCAATCTTGATTATAACAAAAGAAAACCAGAATTTTATTTTTCTGGTTTGTATATTAATTTAACTTTTCTATCTCCAATGCTTCCAATTGTTTTAACTTTGATATTATTATATTTTCTTAATACATAATTTATATCTTTTCTAAGTTTTTTTGGATAAGGTGGTAAAAGTACTTCTTGCTTTGTTTTAAGAACTTCACTAATTTTTTTATGGAGTTCATTTAATGTAAAATTAACTTTATTTATATTTGCTATATTAAAATCAATTAAATCAAATTCAATTTTCATATTTCATTTAATAAGAAATATTGATTTTATAAAAATAATTATATTTTTCTTTAATTTTTCATTTAAATTTAACTTTGATTTATAAGCTATTACATTTCTATTTTTAAATTTCATATGAAAGATAGAAATCAAACTTATTTCACACATCTTTTTTAACTGCTCATTTAAAAAATGTAAAATATCAAGTCTTTCCTTAGTTGAGATAAATAAAATCACTTCATTCGAGTTATTGCAAAATACTAAATTAGTTTTTGGCTTTTTACTTATTAAGAAGTGATTAATTTTATTATTTTTTATTTTTAGCTTCATTTGAAACTTTAGCAGCTAATGTTTTGTTTTTTAAGATTTGTTTTTCTCTCTTTTTCTTAATTCTTGCAGGTCGAGTTTCTTTTAAGAAATGGAAACTCAATGTTTGAATAATTTGGAAAGTTGAAGAGAAAATTCAATATAT
This sequence is a window from Spiroplasma diminutum CUAS-1. Protein-coding genes within it:
- a CDS encoding rod shape-determining protein, with the protein product MYKQFNRPFISLDLGTSNILAYVSGQGIVYNQPSLMAYDVRTNKLIAIGQDAYEMVGKTNDNVRLITPLIDGVIADLDAAQDLLKHIFDRLKMMNFWKNSIVVLACPSGVTELERDALKMVAKDMGASLVVVEEEVKMSALGAGVNIEMPMGHLIVDIGGGTTDIAIISAGDIVISRSIKVAGNAFNEEILKYVRAEYNISIGSKTAENIKKSIGSLVKYPNERSIQIYGRDIISGLPKEVTVNSEEVRNILLGSFSKITDLVIEIMENTPPELAGDIMKNGMVLCGGGALVRNIDKYFFDIFQLPTKIAADPLNCVIEGTKAYEKIILKRVESGEYDASQETYLQTLKK
- the mnmE gene encoding tRNA uridine-5-carboxymethylaminomethyl(34) synthesis GTPase MnmE; amino-acid sequence: MNLNDTIVACSTKIARQAISIIRLSGEQALEITNKIISKKLENNNKMQIRKIYDGNDIIDESLILTFVNGKSFTGENIVEIHCHGGILLTKKIISLLISYGARPALPGEFSQRAYLNGKINLIQAESINNLIDSKNELALKISAMNLEGKNNRALQEMKIKLIDIISKIQTSIDYPDYDDVEGSSAEEIKTDLQILKNDTLKILEVSKRFNILNHGINTLILGETNVGKSSLLNSLISEEKAIVTDFEGTTRDIVEGQLNFDNFTLNLIDTAGIRNTNDKVEQIGIEKSISLIESSNLILFVINKSKINYELYEKIKNKKHIVVLNKAELLNMNEIEDIKGKFNNIVAVSALNSDIKNLIQWIENEFDNGDLLEIEVPILSNSFHIEMFKNILKLLSNSEENINQGFTTDLINVDLYEILKIINNLLGIYDADEEVIDNIFRKYCLGK
- a CDS encoding TatD family hydrolase encodes the protein MAGIFDTHTHFNDEVYKENDFEVSEMIKEAKVNGVTHFCCVGFDIKSSKEACKYALKYPNVYAAVGIHPNDVTKFTKGDLEEIDVMANSDNVVAIGEVGLDYYYSDEHKEIQKEFFIEQIKIAQKNDLAVMMHLRDKDGSESAYLDALEILDNLNVKRAIVHCYTRGIELAKKFVKRGYLISIPGVVTFKNATSLQETVEKLSLNEIIVETDAPYLTPEPKRGKLNMSKNIAFTIEKIANIKKLNKTDVIEATTNNALKVFKLA
- a CDS encoding rod shape-determining protein — its product is MKIDERTFIALDLGTSNILAFVGRQGIVYDEPSIMAYDNMTNSLVALGGDAYNMIGKTHENIRMVVPIKDGVITDLDAAKDMLKHVFGKLKMLNDWKNSIILLACPSEVTELEREALKQVAYDMGAEIVIVEEEVKMAALGAGINIDVPRGNIVIDIGGGTTDIAIISAGDVVISRSIKVAGNALDDEIKKYIRSEYNVTIGDRSAEDVKKELGSLAKYKGERTMSVFGRDIVSGLPKEAIISSEEIRNVLVNAFSRITDLLIELMENTPPELAGDIISNGFTICGGGSQIRGIKEYFNGIFSVPCHISPNPLTGVIEGAKVFQKIVNNRIENGYYGKNAKNVKKGSQSSYL